The Deltaproteobacteria bacterium genome window below encodes:
- a CDS encoding TolC family protein, which yields MIAWALATLLACAQPVADAPPAPAQAEAVTLEQVLSSVEAEHPLLGAAAAARTRADAVAWSARGAFDPRLRVRSVWQPLGYYDQAVLDTEVRARTVALGMTAFAGWRIGAGRFAAYDGKLRTAQGGEVRAGIELPLLRDAAVDAPRTARAKADNGREIAASEQAQRRLELLRDAAAAYWSWVAAGARASIRARQLELAQARDAGIAAQISEGNAAAFEAIDNQRVIATRALGLVNAEQEQGRAALQLSLFLRDDHGAPRMPSGGPPPLSTVLPPPLVDDAAIERDIAHALTRRPETLALDRRLRNAELEVRLAKNQRLPSLTATAFVAKDLGEGDPTLTPVELAVGLGLELPVPLRTARGELKAARADRLRLLREQQFLRERIAVEIRVARLEMVTARRRVELAQRQAELAEQLAAAERDRFALGDSTILVVNLREEAAAEAAASHVDAVADYRRARAGYDVACGRPPRR from the coding sequence ATGATCGCGTGGGCGCTTGCAACCCTGCTCGCGTGCGCGCAGCCGGTGGCCGACGCGCCGCCTGCTCCCGCGCAGGCGGAGGCCGTCACCCTCGAGCAGGTTCTGTCGTCGGTGGAGGCCGAGCACCCGTTGCTGGGTGCGGCCGCGGCTGCGCGTACGCGGGCCGACGCGGTCGCGTGGTCGGCCCGCGGTGCCTTCGATCCCCGCCTGCGCGTGCGCTCGGTGTGGCAGCCGCTCGGCTACTACGACCAAGCGGTGCTCGACACGGAGGTGCGCGCGCGGACCGTGGCGCTCGGGATGACCGCGTTCGCGGGCTGGCGCATCGGCGCCGGCCGCTTCGCGGCCTACGACGGCAAGCTGCGCACGGCGCAAGGCGGCGAGGTGCGGGCCGGCATCGAGCTACCGCTGCTGCGGGATGCCGCGGTGGATGCCCCGCGGACGGCCCGGGCGAAGGCCGACAACGGCCGCGAGATCGCAGCCAGCGAGCAGGCCCAGCGGCGGCTCGAGTTGCTGCGCGATGCTGCCGCGGCCTACTGGTCGTGGGTGGCCGCGGGTGCGCGTGCGAGCATCCGTGCGCGGCAGCTCGAGCTGGCGCAGGCTCGCGACGCCGGCATCGCGGCGCAGATCTCGGAGGGCAACGCTGCGGCGTTCGAGGCCATCGACAACCAGCGCGTGATCGCGACGCGTGCGCTCGGCCTGGTCAACGCCGAGCAGGAGCAGGGACGCGCCGCGCTGCAGCTGTCGTTGTTCCTGCGCGACGACCACGGTGCGCCGCGGATGCCCTCGGGTGGTCCGCCGCCGCTGTCGACGGTGCTGCCGCCGCCGCTGGTCGATGACGCCGCGATCGAGCGGGACATCGCGCATGCGCTCACGCGTCGGCCCGAAACGCTCGCGCTCGACCGACGCCTGCGCAACGCCGAGCTCGAGGTCCGGCTGGCGAAGAACCAACGCCTGCCGTCGTTGACCGCCACCGCGTTCGTTGCGAAGGACCTCGGCGAGGGCGACCCGACGCTCACGCCAGTCGAGCTCGCGGTCGGCCTGGGGCTCGAGCTGCCGGTGCCGCTGCGGACCGCCCGCGGCGAGCTGAAGGCCGCGCGGGCCGACCGACTGCGCTTGCTCCGTGAGCAGCAGTTCCTGCGCGAACGCATCGCGGTCGAGATCCGTGTCGCGCGGCTGGAGATGGTCACGGCGCGTCGCCGCGTCGAGCTCGCACAGCGGCAGGCCGAGCTGGCGGAGCAGCTCGCGGCGGCGGAGCGCGACCGCTTCGCGCTCGGTGACAGCACCATCTTGGTGGTGAACCTGCGGGAGGAGGCGGCCGCGGAGGCGGCCGCGTCCCATGTCGACGCCGTCGCGGACTACCGACGCGCACGCGCCGGCTACGACGTCGCCTGTGGGCGCCCACCCAGGCGCTAG
- a CDS encoding peptidylprolyl isomerase produces the protein MGTFECELYEDKVPNTVANFVGLARGTRESYDKKSDSWVKKKFYDGVLFHRVVKGFMIQTGDPTGSGGGGPGYIIVDELEKSLKHSTPGLLSMANRGANTGSSQFFVTTVPTPHLDGKHAIFGKCDPKVAVAISDVKVDARANHRPYEPVSIKTIEIVRKK, from the coding sequence ATGGGCACGTTCGAGTGCGAGCTGTACGAGGACAAGGTCCCGAACACCGTCGCGAACTTCGTGGGCCTCGCCCGCGGCACCCGCGAGTCGTACGACAAGAAGTCCGACAGCTGGGTGAAGAAGAAGTTCTACGACGGCGTGCTGTTCCACCGCGTCGTCAAGGGCTTCATGATCCAGACCGGTGACCCGACCGGCTCGGGCGGCGGCGGCCCCGGCTACATCATCGTCGACGAGCTCGAAAAGTCGCTCAAGCACTCCACGCCCGGGTTGCTCTCGATGGCCAACCGGGGCGCCAACACCGGCAGCAGCCAGTTCTTCGTGACGACGGTGCCGACCCCCCACCTCGACGGCAAGCACGCGATCTTCGGCAAGTGCGACCCCAAGGTCGCGGTGGCGATCAGCGACGTGAAGGTCGACGCGCGCGCCAACCATCGGCCATACGAGCCCGTGTCGATCAAGACCATCGAGATCGTGCGGAAGAAGTAG